The following proteins are co-located in the Streptomyces bottropensis ATCC 25435 genome:
- the alr gene encoding alanine racemase: MSETAPARSAPLRARAEIDLDALRANVRTLRARAAGAELMAVVKSDAYGHGAVRCARAAVEAGATWLGTATPEEALALRAAGLSGRLMCWLWAPGGPWREAVEADLDVAVSGMWALREVTDAARAAGLRARVQLKADTGLGRNGCAPGDWPELVAEALRAEAEGLVKVTGLWSHFACADEPGHPSIEAQLTRFRDMVAHAEEQGVRPEVRHIANSPATLTRPDARFDLVRTGIAVYGISPSPELGSAADLGLRPVMRLSASLALVKHVPGGHGVSYGHHYVTPGATTLGLVPVGYADGIPRHASGAGPVLVGGKWRTVAGRVAMDQFVVDLGGDEPVAGDEVVLFGAGDKGEPTAEDWAQAAGTIAYEIVTRIGTRVPRVYVDTGD, translated from the coding sequence ATGAGTGAGACAGCACCTGCGCGGAGCGCGCCCCTGCGGGCCCGTGCCGAGATCGATCTGGATGCCCTGCGGGCCAATGTGCGCACGTTGCGTGCGCGGGCCGCGGGTGCCGAACTGATGGCCGTGGTCAAGTCGGACGCGTACGGCCACGGTGCGGTGCGGTGTGCCCGGGCGGCCGTCGAGGCGGGGGCGACCTGGCTGGGGACGGCCACACCGGAGGAGGCGCTGGCGCTGCGGGCGGCGGGTCTGTCCGGGCGGCTGATGTGCTGGCTGTGGGCGCCCGGCGGGCCCTGGCGCGAGGCGGTCGAGGCGGATCTCGACGTCGCGGTCAGCGGGATGTGGGCGCTGCGGGAGGTCACCGACGCCGCCCGTGCCGCGGGTCTGCGCGCGCGGGTGCAGCTCAAGGCCGACACCGGGCTCGGCCGCAACGGCTGCGCGCCCGGCGACTGGCCGGAACTCGTCGCCGAGGCGCTGCGGGCCGAGGCCGAGGGACTGGTGAAGGTCACCGGACTCTGGTCGCACTTCGCCTGCGCCGACGAGCCGGGGCACCCCTCCATCGAGGCCCAGCTCACCCGCTTTCGCGACATGGTCGCCCACGCCGAGGAGCAGGGCGTCCGCCCCGAGGTGCGGCACATCGCCAACTCGCCGGCCACGCTCACCCGCCCGGACGCGCGCTTCGACCTCGTACGGACGGGCATCGCGGTGTACGGCATCTCGCCCAGCCCGGAACTGGGCAGCGCGGCCGATCTGGGCCTGCGTCCCGTCATGCGGCTCAGCGCCTCGCTCGCGCTGGTCAAGCACGTCCCCGGCGGCCACGGCGTCAGCTACGGACACCACTACGTCACCCCGGGCGCCACCACCCTCGGCCTGGTCCCCGTCGGCTACGCGGACGGCATCCCCCGGCACGCCTCCGGCGCCGGGCCGGTGCTCGTCGGCGGCAAGTGGCGGACGGTCGCGGGCCGCGTCGCCATGGACCAGTTCGTCGTCGATCTCGGCGGGGACGAACCCGTCGCCGGGGACGAGGTCGTGCTGTTCGGGGCCGGTGACAAGGGTGAGCCGACCGCCGAGGACTGGGCGCAGGCGGCCGGAACCATCGCCTACGAGATCGTGACGCGCATCGGAACCCGCGTCCCGCGCGTCTACGTCGATACGGGTGATTGA
- a CDS encoding alpha/beta fold hydrolase, with amino-acid sequence MSESSAEAVEAVASAAAASAASGDGIWRRAGVAGAAIGVVAAGAAAGVAIERLTVGRGMRRRAQLALDSTGPYGGLRGTPGKAYADDGTELYYEVDDVEPEAGLSPRRRRLFGRKAPAPVTVVFSHGYCLNQDSWHFQRAALRGVVRTVHWDQRSHGRSGRGAAQVQDGQPVTIDQLGRDLRAVIDAAVPEGPIVLVGHSMGGMTVMALAAHCPELIRERVVAVALVGTSSGRLGEVNFGLPVAGVNVVRRVLPGVLKALGQQAALVERGRRATADLFAGIIKRYSFASRDVDPAVARFAERMIEGTPIDVVAEFYPAFTEHDKTEALAAFAELPVLVLAGVKDLVTPSEHSEAIADLLPDAELVLVPDAGHLVMLEHPEVVTDRLADLLTRAGAVPAGATVSGYGSASSTARPG; translated from the coding sequence GTGAGCGAGAGCAGCGCGGAGGCCGTGGAGGCCGTCGCGAGCGCGGCCGCCGCCTCGGCCGCGTCCGGCGACGGGATCTGGCGCAGAGCGGGTGTCGCCGGGGCGGCGATAGGCGTGGTCGCGGCGGGCGCGGCGGCCGGCGTCGCCATAGAGCGGCTCACCGTCGGGCGCGGGATGCGCCGCAGGGCCCAGCTCGCGCTCGACTCCACCGGCCCGTACGGGGGGCTGCGCGGCACCCCCGGCAAGGCGTACGCCGACGACGGCACCGAGCTGTACTACGAGGTCGACGACGTCGAGCCCGAGGCCGGGCTCTCGCCCCGCAGGCGTCGGCTGTTCGGCCGCAAGGCCCCGGCCCCGGTCACCGTCGTCTTCAGCCACGGCTACTGCCTCAACCAGGACTCCTGGCACTTCCAGCGGGCCGCGCTGCGCGGTGTCGTGCGGACCGTGCACTGGGACCAGCGCAGCCACGGCCGCTCCGGCCGGGGCGCGGCCCAGGTGCAGGACGGGCAGCCGGTCACCATCGACCAGTTGGGGCGCGACCTCAGGGCGGTCATCGACGCGGCGGTGCCCGAGGGGCCCATCGTGCTCGTCGGCCACTCCATGGGCGGCATGACCGTCATGGCGCTGGCCGCGCACTGCCCGGAGCTGATCCGCGAGCGGGTCGTCGCCGTCGCCCTGGTCGGGACGTCGTCGGGGCGGCTCGGCGAGGTCAACTTCGGGCTGCCGGTCGCGGGCGTGAACGTGGTGCGGCGGGTGCTGCCGGGGGTGCTGAAGGCGCTGGGGCAGCAGGCCGCGCTGGTGGAGCGGGGGCGGCGGGCGACCGCCGATCTGTTCGCCGGGATCATCAAGCGGTACTCGTTCGCCTCGCGGGACGTCGACCCGGCGGTGGCGCGCTTCGCCGAACGGATGATCGAGGGCACGCCGATCGACGTGGTCGCCGAGTTCTATCCGGCGTTCACCGAGCACGACAAGACCGAGGCGCTCGCGGCCTTCGCGGAGCTGCCGGTGCTCGTGCTGGCCGGGGTCAAGGATCTCGTCACGCCGAGCGAGCACAGTGAGGCGATCGCCGATCTGCTGCCGGACGCGGAGCTGGTGCTCGTCCCCGACGCGGGGCATCTGGTGATGCTGGAGCACCCGGAGGTGGTGACCGACCGGCTCGCGGACCTGCTCACCCGTGCGGGGGCCGTGCCGGCGGGGGCTACGGTAAGTGGCTATGGAAGCGCCAGCAGCACCGCACGTCCCGGGTGA
- the tsaE gene encoding tRNA (adenosine(37)-N6)-threonylcarbamoyltransferase complex ATPase subunit type 1 TsaE, with amino-acid sequence MEAPAAPHVPGESGPSLRITVHSPDRMLELGRRLAELLRAGDLVMLNGELGAGKTTLTRGLGEGLGVRGAVTSPTFVIARVHPSLVEGPPLVHVDAYRLGGGLDEMEDLDLDVSLPDSVIVVEWGEGKVEELADDRLHVVIHRAVGDTTDEVRHVTVTGLGERWGAVELGVLAA; translated from the coding sequence ATGGAAGCGCCAGCAGCACCGCACGTCCCGGGTGAGTCCGGGCCTTCTCTGCGGATCACCGTACATTCTCCCGACCGGATGCTGGAGCTGGGCCGTCGCCTGGCCGAGCTCCTGCGCGCGGGCGATCTCGTGATGCTCAACGGGGAGTTGGGCGCCGGGAAGACGACACTGACCCGGGGGCTCGGGGAGGGGCTCGGGGTGCGGGGTGCGGTCACCTCGCCGACGTTCGTCATCGCCCGGGTGCATCCGTCGCTGGTGGAGGGGCCGCCGCTCGTCCATGTCGACGCGTACCGCCTGGGCGGCGGGCTGGACGAGATGGAGGACCTCGATCTCGACGTCTCGCTGCCGGATTCGGTGATCGTGGTCGAGTGGGGCGAGGGCAAGGTCGAGGAGCTGGCGGACGACCGGCTGCATGTCGTCATCCACCGGGCCGTCGGCGACACCACGGACGAGGTACGGCATGTGACCGTCACCGGACTGGGTGAACGGTGGGGGGCCGTGGAGCTGGGCGTGCTCGCGGCGTGA
- the tsaB gene encoding tRNA (adenosine(37)-N6)-threonylcarbamoyltransferase complex dimerization subunit type 1 TsaB produces MLLLALDTATPAVTVALHDGTDVVAASSQVDARRHGELLLPAVDRVLAEAGTRLDAVTGIVVGIGPGPYTGLRVGLMTADTFGLALGVPVHGLCTLDGLAYAAGAEGTVEGPFVVATDARRKEVYWARYADARTRTTEPAVDRPADIAGTVAGLPAVGAGAVLYPDTFPDARAPEHVCAAALAALAAERLAAGGELEAPRPLYLRRPDAQVPKNYKVVTPK; encoded by the coding sequence GTGCTCTTGCTCGCTCTGGATACCGCCACCCCCGCCGTCACCGTCGCGCTGCACGACGGGACGGACGTCGTCGCCGCGTCGAGTCAGGTGGACGCCCGGCGCCACGGGGAACTGCTGCTGCCCGCCGTCGACCGGGTTCTCGCCGAGGCGGGCACCCGCCTCGACGCCGTCACCGGCATCGTCGTGGGCATCGGCCCCGGCCCGTACACCGGGCTGCGCGTCGGCCTCATGACCGCCGACACCTTCGGCCTCGCCCTCGGAGTCCCCGTCCACGGCCTGTGCACCCTCGACGGGCTCGCGTACGCGGCCGGCGCCGAGGGGACGGTCGAGGGACCGTTCGTGGTGGCGACGGACGCCCGGCGCAAGGAGGTGTACTGGGCGCGGTACGCGGACGCGCGCACGAGAACCACCGAGCCGGCCGTCGACCGGCCCGCCGACATCGCCGGCACGGTCGCCGGACTGCCCGCCGTCGGCGCCGGGGCGGTCCTCTACCCCGACACCTTCCCGGACGCCCGCGCGCCCGAGCACGTCTGCGCCGCCGCCCTCGCGGCCCTGGCCGCCGAGCGGCTCGCGGCGGGCGGGGAACTGGAGGCGCCCCGGCCGCTGTACCTGCGCCGACCCGACGCCCAGGTGCCCAAGAACTACAAGGTGGTCACCCCCAAGTGA
- the rimI gene encoding ribosomal protein S18-alanine N-acetyltransferase, producing the protein MTTPVLREMRWWDIEPVLELEKDLFPEDAWSRGMFWSDLAHARGPHATRRYYVAEDADGRIIGYGGLASAGDTADVQTIAVAREHWGTGLGALILTELLRAATTFECAQVMLECRVDNVRAQKLYERFGFEAIGFRRGYYQPGNVDALVMRLNDPSASVQGTEING; encoded by the coding sequence GTGACGACTCCGGTGCTGCGCGAGATGCGCTGGTGGGACATCGAGCCCGTCCTGGAGCTGGAGAAGGACCTCTTCCCCGAGGACGCCTGGTCCCGCGGCATGTTCTGGTCGGACCTCGCCCACGCGCGCGGACCCCACGCGACCCGGCGGTACTACGTCGCCGAGGACGCCGACGGCCGGATCATCGGCTACGGGGGCCTGGCCTCCGCCGGGGACACCGCCGACGTACAGACCATCGCCGTCGCCCGGGAACACTGGGGCACCGGCCTCGGCGCGCTGATCCTCACCGAGCTGCTGCGGGCCGCCACCACGTTCGAGTGCGCCCAGGTGATGCTCGAATGCCGGGTCGACAACGTCCGGGCCCAGAAGCTCTACGAACGCTTCGGCTTCGAGGCGATCGGCTTCCGCCGCGGCTACTACCAGCCGGGGAACGTGGACGCCCTCGTCATGCGCCTCAACGACCCTTCCGCATCCGTACAAGGAACCGAGATCAATGGCTAG
- the tsaD gene encoding tRNA (adenosine(37)-N6)-threonylcarbamoyltransferase complex transferase subunit TsaD, whose product MADEPLVLGIETSCDETGVGVVRGTTLLADAIASSVDEHARFGGVVPEVASRAHLEAMVPTIDRALKEAGVSPKDLDGIAVTAGPGLAGALLVGVSAAKAYAYALGKPLYGVNHLASHICVDQLEHGALPEPTMALLVSGGHSSLLLSTDITSDVRPMGATIDDAAGEAFDKIARVLDLGFPGGPVIDRYAKEGDPTAIAFPRGLTGPRDPAYDFSFSGLKTAVARWIEAKRAAGEEVPVRDVSASFQEAVVDVLTRKAVRACKDEGVDHLMIGGGVAANSRLRALALERCEAAGIRLRVPRPKLCTDNGAMVAALGAEMVARGRAASDWDLSADSSLPVTDPHVPGRSAGHGHGHGHGRGHGHDHGHDHVHEVSKENLYS is encoded by the coding sequence ATGGCTGACGAACCGCTGGTTCTGGGGATCGAGACCTCCTGCGACGAGACCGGTGTCGGTGTCGTGCGCGGGACGACCCTGCTGGCCGACGCGATCGCGTCGAGCGTCGACGAGCACGCCCGCTTCGGCGGGGTGGTGCCCGAGGTCGCCTCCCGCGCGCACCTGGAGGCGATGGTCCCGACGATCGACCGCGCGCTGAAGGAAGCGGGGGTGAGCCCGAAGGACCTCGACGGCATCGCGGTCACCGCCGGGCCGGGCCTCGCGGGCGCCCTGCTGGTGGGCGTCTCGGCGGCCAAGGCGTACGCGTACGCGCTCGGCAAGCCGCTGTACGGCGTCAACCACCTCGCCTCCCACATCTGCGTCGACCAGCTGGAGCACGGGGCGCTGCCCGAGCCGACGATGGCGCTGCTGGTGTCGGGCGGACACTCGTCGCTGCTGTTGTCCACCGACATCACCTCGGACGTACGGCCGATGGGCGCGACGATCGACGACGCGGCCGGCGAGGCCTTCGACAAGATCGCCCGCGTGCTCGACCTCGGCTTCCCCGGCGGCCCGGTCATCGACCGGTACGCCAAGGAGGGCGACCCGACCGCGATCGCCTTCCCGCGCGGCCTCACCGGTCCCCGCGACCCCGCCTACGACTTCTCCTTCTCCGGCCTGAAGACCGCCGTGGCCCGCTGGATCGAGGCCAAGCGGGCGGCCGGCGAGGAGGTGCCGGTGCGGGACGTGTCGGCGTCCTTCCAGGAGGCCGTCGTGGACGTGCTGACCCGCAAGGCCGTGCGCGCGTGCAAGGACGAGGGCGTCGACCACCTGATGATCGGCGGCGGGGTGGCCGCCAACTCCCGGCTGCGGGCGCTGGCGCTGGAGCGCTGCGAGGCGGCCGGGATCCGACTCCGGGTGCCCCGGCCCAAGTTGTGCACCGACAACGGGGCGATGGTGGCCGCGCTGGGCGCCGAGATGGTCGCCCGCGGGCGGGCCGCCTCCGACTGGGACCTGTCGGCGGACTCGTCGCTGCCGGTGACCGATCCGCATGTGCCCGGACGCTCCGCCGGACACGGACACGGACACGGACACGGACGCGGACACGGTCACGACCACGGCCACGACCATGTGCACGAGGTCAGCAAGGAGAACCTCTACTCGTGA
- a CDS encoding PH domain-containing protein translates to MTARSRHCPPNTFLTTLVAGVLVIASALHAMATLGPSGWNVLAVAAWVATVSRVVLEQWRARTSVTADGVTVRGPLRTRRWAWPDIYGIRVEDNRGGVPRWSGYLYASDGRRARLPHLDEYRPADPIAEVADLCATALRLGLTSPETRPEVEARIERGARRRTAARRAGVASLVVAAVMFVLDLGMVLTDRPTHTVLLVGGVPLLFLALALPALDGLGERRYRRLTRPATRTSTGGPPD, encoded by the coding sequence ATGACCGCCCGGTCACGGCACTGTCCACCGAACACCTTCCTCACCACGCTGGTCGCGGGGGTACTGGTCATCGCGAGCGCGCTGCACGCGATGGCGACGCTCGGCCCGTCGGGCTGGAACGTGTTGGCCGTGGCCGCCTGGGTGGCCACGGTGAGCCGGGTCGTGCTGGAGCAGTGGCGGGCGCGGACGTCGGTCACGGCCGACGGGGTCACCGTACGGGGACCGCTCCGCACGCGCCGCTGGGCGTGGCCGGACATCTACGGCATCCGGGTCGAGGACAACAGAGGCGGCGTCCCCCGCTGGTCGGGGTACCTCTACGCCTCCGACGGGCGCCGGGCCCGCCTCCCGCACCTCGACGAGTACCGGCCGGCCGACCCGATCGCCGAGGTCGCCGACCTGTGCGCCACCGCCCTGCGGCTCGGGCTCACCTCACCGGAGACGCGGCCGGAGGTGGAGGCGCGCATCGAGCGGGGGGCGCGGCGGCGCACGGCGGCGCGGCGGGCGGGTGTCGCGAGCCTGGTCGTCGCGGCCGTCATGTTCGTCCTCGACCTGGGGATGGTCCTCACCGACCGGCCGACACACACGGTGCTGCTGGTCGGGGGCGTCCCGCTGCTCTTTCTCGCGCTCGCCCTCCCCGCCCTGGACGGCCTCGGGGAACGCCGGTACCGCCGCCTCACCCGTCCAGCGACTCGAACCTCCACCGGTGGACCGCCCGACTGA
- a CDS encoding DUF397 domain-containing protein: MHVRDSKDTTRPHLGPAPSAWATFVAFAAARAD; the protein is encoded by the coding sequence ATCCACGTCCGGGACTCCAAGGACACCACCCGCCCCCACCTCGGCCCCGCCCCCTCCGCCTGGGCCACCTTCGTCGCGTTCGCGGCGGCCCGGGCGGACTGA
- a CDS encoding glycoside hydrolase family 3 N-terminal domain-containing protein, whose product MTTAPWRDPALPAAARVDDLLSRMTLEEKTAQLYGVWVKSDSTGEDIAPDEQGMTEAFDFDELITRGLGQLTRVFGTAPVDPALGAVALARAQRRIMAANRFGIPAVAHEECLAGFTAWHATAYPVPLAWGATFDPALVEEMARHIGHDLAAVGVHQGLSPVLDVVRDPRWGRVEETIGEDPYLVSTVGTAYVRGLESAGIVATLKHFAGYAASVGARNHAPVRAGVREFADVTLPPFEMAVREGGARSVMAAYTETDGVPVSADPELLTELLRDTWGFTGTVVSDYFAVGFLETNHRVAGSRAEAAHAALAAGLDVELPSLRCFGEPLLEAVRAGEIPEALVDRAAHRVLLQKCELGMLDEDWTPEPAEDRIRLDSTANRALARRLAEESVVLLDNPDAVLPLAPDIRIAVVGPRADDPLAMLGCYSFPSHVLPAHPGTPLGIEIPTVLASLRTELPDAKITYAAGSDVDGDDTGGFAEAVARASEADVCVAVLGDRAGLFGRGTSGEGCDAEDLRLPGVQSELLDALLATGTPVVALLLTGRPYALGRWHGQLAGVVQAFFPGEEGGPAVAGVLSGRVSPSGRLPVSVPQRPGGQPWTYLQPPMGLLGGASSIDPTPLYPFGHGGSYTTFAWTDFAEEGTGMTTDGNGAYDVSLTVRNTGERAGAEVVQLYLHDPVASVTRPDVRLIAYRRVELEPGAARRVTFRFHPDVSSFAARSGRRVVEPGDLELRLGASSVDIRHRARLTLTGPVHEVGPDRRLHCETEVQAVQN is encoded by the coding sequence ATGACCACGGCCCCTTGGCGCGACCCCGCCCTGCCCGCAGCGGCCCGGGTCGACGACCTTCTCTCCCGGATGACCCTGGAGGAGAAGACCGCCCAGCTGTACGGCGTGTGGGTGAAAAGCGATTCGACCGGCGAGGACATCGCCCCCGACGAGCAGGGCATGACGGAGGCGTTCGACTTCGACGAGCTGATCACCCGGGGTCTCGGCCAGCTCACGCGGGTCTTCGGCACGGCCCCTGTGGACCCGGCGCTGGGCGCGGTGGCACTGGCCCGCGCCCAGCGCCGCATCATGGCCGCGAACCGCTTCGGCATCCCCGCCGTCGCCCACGAGGAGTGCCTGGCCGGTTTCACGGCCTGGCACGCCACCGCCTACCCGGTCCCCCTGGCCTGGGGCGCGACCTTCGACCCGGCGCTGGTGGAGGAGATGGCCCGGCACATCGGCCACGACCTGGCCGCCGTCGGCGTCCACCAGGGTCTGTCCCCCGTCCTGGACGTCGTCCGCGACCCGCGCTGGGGGCGGGTCGAGGAGACGATCGGCGAGGACCCGTACCTCGTGAGCACGGTCGGCACGGCCTATGTCCGTGGCCTGGAGTCGGCCGGGATCGTGGCCACGCTGAAGCACTTCGCCGGGTACGCCGCGTCCGTAGGCGCCCGCAACCACGCGCCCGTACGCGCGGGGGTACGGGAGTTCGCGGACGTGACCCTGCCCCCGTTCGAGATGGCGGTGCGCGAGGGCGGTGCCCGCTCGGTGATGGCCGCGTACACGGAGACGGACGGCGTCCCGGTCTCGGCGGACCCCGAGCTGCTCACCGAACTCCTGCGCGACACCTGGGGCTTCACCGGCACGGTCGTCTCCGACTACTTCGCCGTCGGCTTCCTGGAGACGAACCACCGCGTGGCGGGAAGCCGCGCGGAGGCCGCGCACGCGGCGCTGGCGGCCGGCCTCGACGTGGAACTGCCGTCCCTGCGCTGCTTCGGCGAGCCCCTGCTGGAGGCGGTCCGCGCGGGCGAGATCCCGGAGGCGCTGGTCGACCGGGCCGCCCACCGGGTCCTGCTCCAGAAGTGCGAGCTGGGCATGCTGGACGAGGACTGGACGCCGGAGCCCGCCGAGGACCGGATCAGGCTCGACTCCACGGCGAACCGCGCCCTGGCCCGCCGTCTGGCCGAGGAGTCGGTGGTCCTGCTGGACAACCCCGACGCCGTCCTCCCCCTGGCCCCCGACATCCGTATCGCCGTGGTCGGCCCCCGCGCCGACGACCCCCTCGCCATGCTCGGCTGCTACTCCTTCCCCTCCCACGTCCTGCCCGCCCACCCCGGCACCCCTCTGGGCATCGAGATCCCCACCGTCCTCGCCTCGCTGCGCACCGAACTCCCGGACGCGAAGATCACGTACGCGGCGGGCAGCGACGTGGACGGCGACGACACCGGCGGTTTCGCCGAGGCGGTCGCCCGCGCGTCGGAGGCGGACGTCTGTGTGGCGGTCCTCGGCGACCGGGCGGGCCTCTTCGGCCGGGGTACCTCCGGTGAGGGCTGCGACGCGGAGGATCTACGGCTCCCGGGCGTCCAGTCCGAACTGCTGGACGCGCTGCTCGCCACGGGTACGCCGGTGGTGGCGCTCCTGCTCACCGGGCGCCCGTACGCGCTCGGCCGCTGGCACGGTCAACTGGCGGGCGTGGTGCAGGCGTTCTTCCCCGGGGAGGAGGGCGGCCCGGCGGTGGCGGGCGTGCTGTCGGGCCGTGTCTCCCCGTCCGGCCGTCTACCGGTGAGCGTCCCGCAACGGCCGGGGGGCCAGCCGTGGACGTACCTCCAGCCGCCGATGGGCCTGCTGGGCGGAGCGAGCAGCATCGACCCGACCCCGCTCTACCCCTTCGGGCACGGCGGTTCGTACACGACGTTCGCGTGGACGGACTTCGCGGAGGAGGGCACCGGGATGACCACGGACGGGAACGGCGCGTACGACGTGTCGCTGACCGTCCGCAACACCGGTGAGCGGGCGGGCGCGGAGGTCGTCCAGCTGTACCTGCACGACCCGGTGGCCTCCGTGACCCGCCCCGACGTCCGTCTGATCGCCTACCGGCGTGTGGAGTTGGAGCCGGGTGCCGCCCGCCGGGTCACGTTCCGCTTCCACCCCGACGTGTCGTCCTTCGCGGCCCGCTCGGGACGGCGCGTGGTCGAACCGGGCGACCTGGAACTGCGGTTGGGCGCGTCGAGCGTGGACATCCGCCACCGGGCACGGCTGACCCTGACGGGCCCGGTCCATGAAGTCGGCCCGGACCGCCGGCTGCACTGCGAGACGGAGGTCCAGGCCGTGCAGAACTGA
- a CDS encoding carbohydrate ABC transporter permease: MSHDTLARPARTDEPSRERVNTPRRRRHWTRRANPVAGLGAFVWLVIVLVPIYAMLSASLTGADKALTGNPLKPPTNPTLDNYNTVLTSGFGHLLSNTAIVAVSVVGIVLTLSIPLAYVTVRTRDRWSNAAFRLFLLGVAIPAQAVVVPLYLLIAKLDLYDTLLAVILPTAAFAMPVSVLVLVGTLRDVSEDLYEAMALDGASPLRTLFQLTIPLAKGGISTVVIFSALQAWNGFLFPLIFTQSDGPRVLTLGLFNYVSQFGVNIPALLASVVLSGIPIFAVYLVARRALVGGLMGVGGK; this comes from the coding sequence GTGTCACACGACACGTTGGCACGCCCCGCGAGGACCGACGAGCCCTCGCGCGAGCGCGTGAACACCCCCCGCCGCCGGCGTCACTGGACGAGGCGCGCCAACCCGGTCGCGGGTCTCGGCGCCTTCGTCTGGCTGGTCATCGTCCTGGTCCCGATCTACGCGATGCTGTCGGCGTCCCTCACCGGCGCGGACAAGGCCCTGACCGGCAACCCCCTCAAGCCCCCCACGAACCCGACCCTCGACAACTACAACACCGTCCTCACCAGCGGCTTCGGTCATCTGCTGAGCAATACGGCGATCGTCGCGGTCTCGGTGGTGGGCATCGTCCTGACCCTGTCCATCCCTCTCGCCTACGTCACCGTCCGCACCCGTGACCGCTGGTCGAACGCCGCCTTCCGCCTGTTCCTCCTGGGCGTGGCGATCCCGGCGCAGGCCGTGGTGGTGCCGTTGTATCTGCTCATCGCGAAGCTCGACCTCTACGACACCCTCCTGGCCGTCATCCTGCCGACGGCCGCCTTCGCGATGCCCGTCTCGGTCCTGGTCCTGGTCGGCACCCTGCGCGACGTCTCGGAGGACCTGTACGAGGCGATGGCCCTGGACGGCGCCTCGCCCCTGCGGACGCTCTTCCAGCTGACGATCCCGCTGGCCAAGGGCGGCATCAGCACGGTCGTCATCTTCTCGGCGCTCCAGGCCTGGAACGGCTTCCTCTTCCCGCTGATCTTCACGCAGTCCGACGGCCCGCGCGTGCTCACCCTCGGCCTGTTCAACTACGTCAGCCAGTTCGGCGTCAACATCCCCGCCCTGCTCGCCTCGGTCGTCCTGTCCGGCATCCCGATCTTCGCCGTGTACCTGGTGGCGCGACGGGCGCTGGTCGGCGGGCTGATGGGAGTGGGCGGCAAGTGA
- a CDS encoding carbohydrate ABC transporter permease — MTVTVEKAPAARKGPVHRASRAGRPHAAWALPGVLFFTFFAVVPMALALYLSFTSWDGLGDPRPVGLDNWRKLFDDPRMGQSLWLTVVLTVASWVFQTVVALLLGVWAAGRQRNRAILSAVFFVPFLLSSTAIAILFYALLDPNFGIIQADTLGSQSGAFLAIVFVGGWQFIPFHTLIYQGGARQIPEVLYQAAAIDGAGRYRQFFSITLPQLRHTITTSTVLMVVGSLTYFETVLILTKGGPGTDTAILPYLMYEAGFKTYDFGYASAIASFLVIAATGLSLVLVRLSGFGAMRSTREGM; from the coding sequence GTGACCGTCACGGTCGAGAAGGCCCCGGCGGCGCGGAAGGGGCCGGTACACCGTGCGAGCCGCGCCGGCCGTCCGCACGCCGCCTGGGCCCTCCCCGGTGTCCTCTTCTTCACGTTCTTCGCGGTCGTCCCGATGGCCCTGGCGCTCTACCTCTCCTTCACCAGCTGGGACGGCCTCGGCGACCCGCGGCCGGTCGGTCTCGACAACTGGCGGAAACTCTTCGACGACCCCCGGATGGGTCAGTCCCTGTGGCTGACCGTCGTCCTGACGGTCGCCAGCTGGGTCTTCCAGACGGTCGTCGCCCTGCTGCTCGGGGTCTGGGCCGCGGGCCGGCAGCGCAACCGCGCGATCCTCTCCGCGGTGTTCTTCGTGCCGTTCCTGCTCTCCTCCACCGCCATCGCGATCCTCTTCTACGCCCTCCTCGACCCGAACTTCGGCATCATCCAGGCGGACACCCTGGGCTCGCAGAGCGGCGCGTTCCTCGCGATCGTGTTCGTCGGCGGCTGGCAGTTCATCCCCTTCCACACCCTGATCTACCAGGGCGGGGCCCGCCAGATCCCCGAGGTCCTCTACCAGGCCGCCGCCATCGACGGCGCCGGCCGCTACCGCCAGTTCTTCTCGATCACACTGCCGCAGCTGCGGCACACGATCACCACGTCCACGGTCCTGATGGTCGTCGGCTCCCTGACCTACTTCGAGACGGTCCTGATCCTCACCAAGGGCGGCCCCGGCACGGACACCGCGATCCTGCCGTACCTGATGTACGAGGCGGGCTTCAAGACGTACGACTTCGGCTACGCGAGCGCCATCGCGTCGTTCCTCGTCATCGCCGCGACGGGCCTCTCGCTGGTCCTGGTCCGGCTGTCGGGCTTCGGCGCCATGCGCAGCACCCGCGAAGGGATGTGA